Part of the SAR202 cluster bacterium genome, TGCATTATGAAAAACTGGCTTCCATTAGTATTCCGGCCAGAATTAGCCATGGCGATAATGCCGCGCGAGTAGTCCCGCGTCACCGGCTCGTCTTGGAAGCGATATCCCGGCCCCCCGAAGCCAGTCCCCAGAGGGTCCCCGCTCTGCACCATAAACCCCTTGATCACCCTGTGGAACACCACGTCGTTATAAAAGCCCTCCCGTGCCAAAAAAACGAAGTTGTTCACCGTTACCGGCGCCTCTTTCGCGAAAAGCTCCAGGGTTATCTTCCCCTTATTGGTGTCCACCACCGCCTCGTACTTCTTGTTCGCGTCGATGGTCATGGCGGGCGCCGCATTATACGTTTTCTTCACTGTTCCTCCGTTTTGGGGTTGATTTGTAGGACTGGCCGCGGATGAAGGCGCTGTCGCTGTCGCGCCGCCGTCATCGCCGCACGCGCTCAATAAGGCCACGCCCACCGCAGCCGCCACTAGCCAGAGTTTCATTCGGTATGCCGTTCTAACTAGCTCCAACGTCTCACTCCTATATATCGGATTCCAAGCATAAGCCCGATACTGGATACTAACACAAGGCCCATCGCTCCACTAGGCTGGCTTTTGAGCTTCAATCAATACCGAAGCCCCGTCCAGCCGTCTCCTGCGAATTTTCACGAAGCCCACCTCTTCCAGCCATTCTCTAAACACGCTGTACGGCCTCGTCCCCCCCTGCGGCATCACCACCAGAGCGAACAGGTTGAACAGCGAGCTGAACGTCGGCGATACCCCGTCCTCCTCCAGCACGTAGTCCACCACCAGCAGCTCCCCGCCGGGCGTTAATGCGTCGAAGCTCTTTTTCAAGAGACTCTGACACTGCTCGTCCCCAAAGTTATGAAAGATATTGCTGAATAAATGAACGTCCGCTTCCTCCGGCAGCGGTTCGGTGAAAAAATCGCTGCCCTTGGCCGTTACTCGATGCGAAAGTCCCGCTTTTTCTATGTTCTGCCTTGCCGCCTCGCACACCCCAGGGCGGTCTAATATCGTGATCTTTAAGTCTGGGTTCGCCGCCGCCAGCGCCAACGCCATCGCCCCTGACCCGCCCCCTACATCCAGCAGATGCCTTCTGACACGCAGACTGCGCCTAGATGCCAGCGCCCTCGCCGCCGGCGCCCTGAGGTGGTGGGTCGCGACGGCCAGGAGCCGGCCCTCCTCTCGCGATATGGGCACATGCCTGCCTGACTCATCTACGCTCCACAACGCTTTCCCCGTCCTCACCGCCTCTTCAAATCTCAAGAAAGGGCTGTAAAATATCCTATTCATGGCGACAAAGAAATCCCCTAGATACTCCCGCTTTCCCTCCACCAGGAAACCCTCCACCTCATCCGCCACCTTATAGCGCGGCCCCTCCTTTTCTAGGAGCTTCAATGAAGTCATCGCGTCCATCAATATCCGCGCCCCTCTTTGGGATAGTCCCGCCGATTCCGAAAGCTTTTCCACTGTATCTTTTCCCTGGTTCACCAGAGTGAACAGTCTCAAGCTGCACGCCGTCAAAAACGCCTTGGACTGCCAGTAACTTAGCCCCAGGTCTAAAAGTCGCTGACGATGTTGTGACGGTCTCAATACAGGCTTCTCTACTGTGCCGTCCGGCCGCCGTCTATCACTATCTCCGCGCCCGTCACGTAGGATGACTCGTCCGATGCTAGATACACCGCCAGGTGGGCTATGTCCTCGGGTGTGCCCAGCCGTCCAAGCGGCGCCTGAGCCAGCCGCGACGCCATCCTGGCCGGGTCCGCCAGGTAGTCCCTATTCATCGGCGTCAGCACGTCTCCGGGGTGCACAGAATTTACCCGTATGTTTTGCCCCGAGTACCGCAGCGCCATAGCCTTGGTCAGCGCCCTCATTGCCCCCTTGGACGCCCGGTAGTCCACCGACGCCCCGCCGCCGATCATCGCCGCCACCGACGATATGTTGATAATCGAACCGCTCCCACTCTTAGCCATGGCGGGAGCGCAGTATTTTATACCCAGATACGCGCCCATCGCGTTCACATCCATCGTCCGCTGCCAGTCCTCCAGGGTCGTCTCCTCTACAGTTGATCGAGAACCAATTCCCGCATTGTTCACCAGGATATCCAGCCTTCCAAACGTCGCCACCACCAGTGACACCACCCGCTCCCAGTCCCCTTCAACCGACACGTCCATCCGGTCGAACACGACCTCTCCGCCTTGGCCTTTAATACTCTCTGCCGTCTCCCGTCCTTCCCTTTCCAGCACGTCCCCTATCAGCACCCTTGCCCCCTCCTTCGCAAACGCCCCGCAAATCGCCGCGCCAATCCCCCTGGCCCCGCCGGTCACCACCGCAGCCTTCCCTGCCAGCCGGTTCCCCCGCGACGCCTTCACACCTCGGTAACCTCACCCTCATCGATGGCATCCACCAGCGCCGCGCCGACTCGCTTCAACAGGGCCTTCCTTCCCGTCTCCTCCTCCTCATCCCCCAGCTTAGACGCCACAGACTTGATATACATTACCCAGTCCAGCGGCATCCCCTGCGGCGCTTCGCGAGTCAGCACCTCCTGGGCTGTCGAAAGCAAGTCCTCCCGGCCCGACTCCGCCTCCTGCACCACGCCATCGATTATCCGCATGGCGGCTTGAGCAAGCGCGTCCGAGTAGGAGTCTGAAGACCTTCGGGACATGGCTGTATCCGTGATGTTCTCTTAGTAACCTGCAAGCCATTGTACAGGATGGCAAAACTAAGGGCTTATTCCCTTCACAAAGGTCTTATATTGTTCAACGTCTTCGCCCTCTGGCATCGGCACGAAAATATGAGTGATACCTAGGGCCTGATATTCGATGAGCCTTTGCCGCACTTCCCTCTCGCTGCCCACTATCGCCACCTGCGCGGCCAGTCCGTCAGGAATAATGCGGCGTACCGCCTCATAATCTGCGGCTTCTCGAAACTCGCGAGTCCACCCGCCCATCGACAGCACCTTCGTGGCCCTGGTAACCCGCCGCAGTTCTTCCACAATCCTCGGAACGTCAAAATCTTTCGACACCATGGCGTTATCCAACCCGGGAAGGCTGTACATCACGCCCATCTGTTCCTTCATCCCCGCCAGCGCAAACCCCACCTCCTCCGTCACCTTGAAACCTGTCTGCACCGCGAAAATAAATCTTTCACTATCCAGCCCCACCTTAAGCCGCTCCGCCTTTACCAATGGAATCGTTTTGCGCAAAAACTCCACGCTGGGCCAGCTAAACACCAGCCCGTCGGCCACTCGCGCCGCCACCTCCACCATCCTAGGCCCCACTGCCGCTACATATATCGGTATGTGTTCCTGTACGCCCTCTACGTCCCGCCGCAGCTTGCGTACCTTGAAATAGCCTTCCCCGCTGGCCTCGTAAGGCTCCTGCCACCACTGCCGCAGCAAGCCAATGTTCTCCCTGACCACTTCCACCGCGTCGCCCACGTCCATGCCTAGCAGTTTCTCATACCACGGCGTCATGCTCCGGCCCAAGCCCAAAAACGCCCGCCCCTGGCTCAAACGGTCCAGGGTGGCAATGGACATAGCCTGTAGGTGCGGCGGCCTCAAGTACGGGCTGGTTACCCCCGGCCCCAGACGGATCCTATTCGTGCCGCCGGCCAGGTATCCCAGAATCCCAAAGGCGTCCCAATGAAAAAGCTCCTCCGACGCCCACGCCGACTCCACACCCGCCGCTTCCGCCTTCTTTACCAGCGACAGCAGGTCTTGCGGCAGACCGTCCCGAAGCGGACGGTGGCCTATCTCAATGCAAAACTTGACGTGCTCACCCCAAAAGGATGTTTAGAGCTTGTGACCTTGCGGCACCAGCCAGGACTCGGAAAACGCCAGCGACGACTGCGCCTGGGTGTTGGGATGCTCGCTCACCAGGAACGTCCTGCCACTTACTGACTTGCCGTTGATGCTTAGCCGCGCCCCGCCGGTAGGTATCATGCAAGCGTAGACGCCAAAGGGCCGCGGCGGGTTGCTCCCAGGCGCCCTCGCGATGTTGTACGGCTCGCCGATGTCGTGCCACGTCATCTCGATGTCCTCATCCCGCGACGAGATGGTCTCCGTCCAGAAGGAGCGCACGTCGCCATAAGCGTCAAAGTCGGCCTGTATTACTTCCAGGCTCTCGTCGCCGAAGGGCTTGTGCTGCCAGTTGGCTATGTTCTTCTGGAACCATCGCGCCATGTTCAGATTGTCCGAATATATCTTGGGTTTCTGCCCCGTCAGCTCGCTGACGATAAACAAGGCGTTGCCCGGCCCAGCCGGCGAGAATATGACCTTCCACAGGCTTGTTCTGGCCGTCAATTCGCCATCCGGCTTGTGGGCCAGCCTGATGTACGGGTTCTCTCCCGTGAAAAGTATTTTGTTTGGATCGGCGCCAGGGGGCATGACTCACCTCCCGCAGAGATTGTCCAGGATTTTATATGACAAGCCCCTCAAACAAAAGGGTATCGTTTATCTGCTGACGAGCCACGTCTCGGAAAACGCCAGCCCGCATGTGCTGCTAGCCCCTCCCATCAAGTCCTGTGGAAAGACACGGCCCTGGGCTTCCTTGCCGTTCAATGTCAGCCGCGCCGCCCTGGCAGGAATAATCGTCCCGTAGATCCCAAAGGCTGCCCCGGGCCTCCCGCCCGTCGGAACCACCGCGATGAACGGCTCCCCTAAATCGTGCCACGTCAACCGTATTCGCTCCACGCTAGACACCACCTCCTCCGTCCAGAAGGCCCTCAAGTCCCCGCTGGACCTAAACCGCGCCTCCTCCACCGCCAGCTCCTCATCCCCAAAGGGCGTCTTTCGAGGCCCCTCCAGCGTCCGCTGCATCCATCTTGCTAGATTGATGTTGTCTGAATAGACTCTCGGACGACCCTCCGTAAGCTCGCTGAGGAGGAACAACACGTGTCCCGGCCCCGCCGTCGATAGCAATATCCGCCAGAAGCTGGCGTTAGTGGTAAACGGCTGACCCTGGGCCGGCCCCAGCCGCAGAAACGGGTTCTCCCCCGTCAAAAGCACTTTATTCGGGTCAACGCCCATCGGTCCACCTCGTTCCGTGGGGCCGCCAAAGCTATGATGACGGCCCCGCGCAATTGCTCAAGCGACTACTTCCTTGGCCCCAGCCATGACTCCGAAAACGCCAGGCTGGCTGTGCTGCCGATGGCGCTCTCCCGCTTCAGCTCGTACGGCTTCCCCGACGCCTGCTCCCCATTGATGGTGAGCCGCGCCCCTCGCGCCGGTATAAGCACCGTGTACACCCCGTGAGGGCTGGTGGGCCGCTGCCCCACCGGCGTGTGCGATATGAAGGGCTCCCCCAGGTCGTACCATGTCATGTGTATCTCGCCCTCCGACGAGTATATGGACTCAGTCCAATAGGAGCGCAGGTCCCCGGACTTGTCGAACTCGGCATCCACCACAGGCACGTTCTGGTCTCCAAACGGCGCGTGCAGGTACTTCTCGATTTCGCCCTGAAGCCACCGCGTCATGTTGATGTTGTCGGAATAGACCTTGGTCTTGTTCCCCGTCAGCTCACTGGTGATGAACAGCACGTGCCCCGGGCCGCCGGGCGAAAACAGGATCCGCCAGTAGCTGCTTCGAGTCGTGAACTCCCCATCCTTTTTGGGGGACAGCCGTATGTAAGGGTTCTCGCCGGTTAGAAGAATCTTGTTGGTATCGACGGGCATAACTACCTCCCCAGTTTTGTTGACGGCGCCATTGTAACAGCGACGTTATGTAATGACTACCCTGGGCCGACGCCCTGGCGCAAGCCGTCCTGGATGGCTAATATTAGTTCGCTTCATTCATCCTCCGGAGGCATACCACCGAATCATGGCCCAGGCCCCTTCCGCCAAGCTTCAGTCCATCGACCGCATGCTCAACCCTCGAAGCGTGGCCGTCGTCGGCGCCACCGAACGCCCCCAGTACGGCGGGCGGTTCCTTCGTTCCGTCCTCGCCAGCCAGGACAAGCTGAGAGTCTATCCCATCAACCCTCGATATCAAGATGTCCTGGGCATGAAGTGCTATCCTCGCCTCACCGACCTCCCCGAGACCCCCGACCTCGTCGGCGTCATCGTCCCCGCCGAAGCCGTCATGCCCGTCCTGGAGGACTGCGCCAAAATCAAGGTCCCCTCAGCCATAGTCATCTCCGCCGGCTTCTCTGAGCGCGGCGACACCGCCCACCAGCAGCAGCAGGCCAAACTCAAAGAGTTCGCCGCCCAGTCCGGCGTTCGAGTGTGCGGCCCCAACTGCCTCGGCGTCGCCAACATCAGGACCGGCGTCTGGGCCAGCTCCTCCGCCCCTTACACCGACCTTAAGCCCGGCCCCATCGCCCTGGTCTCCCACAGCGGCGCCACCGCCTTCGGCCCTCTTATGACTCGCGCCGCCGACATGGGCGTCGGCTACTCCCACATCATCTCCACCGGCAACGAGGCCGACCTGGAGTCCTCCGACTTCATCGACTATCTCCTCGACGACCCCGATGTGAAAGTCATCGCCTGCTTCATCGAAGGTTTTAAAGATGGGCGCAAGTTTATCGCCGCCGCCAAAAAAGCCCTGGACGTGGGCAAGGCCATCGTCCTGCTCAAAGTAGGCCGCTCTGAGACCGGCGCCAAGGCCGCCATGTCCCACACCGCCGCCCTCACCGGTTCCGACGCCGTCCATGACGCCGTTTTCAAACAGTACGGCGTCCTCCGCGTCGACGACTACGACGATTTAATCCAGGCTTCCAACCTCCTGGCCTACGCTCCCGCCCCGTCAAAAGTAGGCGTGGCCGTGGTCTCCCACTCCGGCGGCGTCAGCTCCCTCATCGCCGACCACCTCGGCCTCAACGGCCTGTCCCTGCCTCCCCTGACCCGGACCGCCGAGGAAGGCATTAACAAGATTTTGAACGGCTTCGGCTGGGCCTCCAACCCCGCCGACATCACCGGCTACGCCAACCGCCCGGAACTCGACGCCATCATGCGCCTGCTGGAGCAAGAGCCCGAAGCGGGCGCAGTTGTCGTCGCTACCGCGGGCCGCGCCTCCCAGGCCCAGCAGGTCATCAAGCTCCGCGACGAGTCCTCCAAGCCCATCATCTTCATGACCACCGGCGGCGAGGAGACGGAAGAGGGCCTCGCCCAGCTCCGCCAGGCCCACATTCCCCTCTTCGACTCGCCCCGCCGCATGGCCGGCGCCATGGGCGGTTTCTTCACCTACCATAGGCGCCGCAAGCTTTGGCGGCAGGCCAAGGCAGCAGTCAAATCCTCCAAGGGCGTTGTTGCCCCGGACTTTAAATCCGGCCCCCATTTCCTCACTGAACACGCATCCAAAACACTTCTCGCACATTGGGGCGTGCCATCCACCCGTGAAATTCGAGCCTCCAATGCCGATGAAGCCGTTAACGCCGCCAAAACCCTCGGCTATCCCGTCGCGCTAAAGCTGGAATCTGAACACATCCTGCATAAGACCGAGGCTGGCGTCGTCCGCCTCGGCCTCCAAAACGCCAACCAGGTTAAACAGGCCTACGCGGAAATCGTCGCCTATGGAATAAAATTCGCCCCCAATTCCAAAGGCTCGCCCGTCTTGGTGCAAGAGATGGTGAACGGAGGCGTGGAAGTCATCGTCGGCCTCTCCCAGGACTCCCACTTCGGCCCCGTCCTCCTCGTAGGCCTTGGCGGCATCTTCGTGGAAGTCTTCAAAGACACCGCCATGCGCGTCTGCCCCATCACCGAAAACGACGCGCGGGAGATGCTCGAAGAAATCCGCGGCGCCAAGCTGCTGAAAGGCTTCCGAGGCAAGCCCCCCGCCGACATCGACGCCCTAATCAAAGTAATGCTGGCCCTCTCCCATCTCTCCCAAGACCTAGCCGCCCGCCGCCCCGAACTCGACATCAACCCACTGGTGGTCCTCCCCAAAGGCCAAGGCGTGAAGGCCGTCGACGCCCGCATTAATCTCCACGAGTGACCGACCCCTACTCCTTCCCCGCCTTCTCCATCGCCCGTCGCTTCTCCTCATCCCGCGCCCGGCACCGCGACGCTCGCTCCAGCACCGCCTTGGCCCACTCGTCCACCGGCACGTCGATCATACGCTTTCCCAGCGGCACCGCTGCCGTCCCCCTGGCCACTCCCTCGGCGAACACCTCTCGCACCTTCTTGTAATACTCCACCTGCTCCGCCGTCGGCGAGAAGGCCCTGTTAAACGGCCCTATCCATTCTCGATTGCTGAACAACGCGCCTTTGAATCCCAGGTCTTTAGCGTTGGTTCCCAACCTAAACAAGTCCTCAGATGAACACTTCGGTCGCAGTGTGCCGAGGGGGTGCGGCACATCCAGCGGCTGCACCTTAGCTGCCGTCGCCTCTACCACTACCCTGCCCCTGGCATACTCAAACGGGTCCAAGCCCTCTTGTAACTTAATATCCAGGTCCTTCGCCAGAGCGATCTCGTCCAGTGACACCTGCGTAACCCTTGGAGACGCTTTAATAACCTCGCGTACATTCCACACGCCCAGGGCCGTCTCCAGTACCGGTACTATTTGCAAGCTGCCCTTAGATATTCCCCTGCGAGTCTCGTAATCCTCCAGCCGTTTATCCAACGCCACCACCTGCTCCCCTGTCTCCGCTCCCCCGAAAACCACCCCCGACAGCCCCGGCCACACACCAGCCCCCAGTTGCCGTTCCGTCGCCTTGGAATCCACCACTACGAAGACTTCAGAGCCCCCGTATGAAGCGAAGCCCGTGCTTATCCTCACCCATTTCCTGGATTGCCCATTTAGGGCCTCGGCAGGCATCCCCCGTAAGTCCAGGGCCACAGCGTCGGCCCCCAGCTTCCAGAGGTCGTCCATACCCTTCAGCGTCTTCAGGGAGACCATCAAAATTGTTCGACGCACCAGGCTAAGCACTCGCGCCTCCCTGGTCCTTCATCGACTTCGCCTTCCGACGGTCCTTTCCGCGCAAGCCTCGGCAAACTCCAACAGCGCCTTCGCCCGCCTGGCTTCGTACCTATCAATCACTCGTCCCTCCAACTCGGCCCAGGCCCGTCCCTCCGCCTCCAGCGTCTTGTATAACTCCATGACCCGCCGTGCCTCGGACACCTCCTCCGCCGTCGGCGTGTGCCCTCGGTTCTGTGGCTCCACCACGTTTGGATGCAGTCCCCCGCCGATGTAAAAGCCTAGCTTCCGGCTGGCCTCGGCAATCTTGAAAGTATAATCGGCGTCGCTCACGCTGCCTGAAACATCTGGAATAAAAATAGCGGCGTGTATATCCATCTCCTTCACCATGCCCGCCAGCTCCAGCTCCCCCTTGCCGTACATGAACTGCTCAAACCCCACGAACATCTCCACGCCCAGGTCTCGCGACATGTCGTACCCCGCGCCGCCCCCAAAGTCATTAATCCGAGGGCTCGCCGCCGCGATTTCATGGGCGTTCGACACCCCCAGCGCCGTCTCGATATTCGCGCCAATCTCTATATAACCCGGCGCAATGCCCCGCTCCTTCTCCAGACGTGAAATTATTGAATCCACAAATCGAATCTCCTCCGCCGTCTCCGTCTTTGGATAGTTGACCCGCCT contains:
- a CDS encoding methyltransferase translates to MRPSQHRQRLLDLGLSYWQSKAFLTACSLRLFTLVNQGKDTVEKLSESAGLSQRGARILMDAMTSLKLLEKEGPRYKVADEVEGFLVEGKREYLGDFFVAMNRIFYSPFLRFEEAVRTGKALWSVDESGRHVPISREEGRLLAVATHHLRAPAARALASRRSLRVRRHLLDVGGGSGAMALALAAANPDLKITILDRPGVCEAARQNIEKAGLSHRVTAKGSDFFTEPLPEEADVHLFSNIFHNFGDEQCQSLLKKSFDALTPGGELLVVDYVLEEDGVSPTFSSLFNLFALVVMPQGGTRPYSVFREWLEEVGFVKIRRRRLDGASVLIEAQKPA
- a CDS encoding LLM class flavin-dependent oxidoreductase, giving the protein MEIGHRPLRDGLPQDLLSLVKKAEAAGVESAWASEELFHWDAFGILGYLAGGTNRIRLGPGVTSPYLRPPHLQAMSIATLDRLSQGRAFLGLGRSMTPWYEKLLGMDVGDAVEVVRENIGLLRQWWQEPYEASGEGYFKVRKLRRDVEGVQEHIPIYVAAVGPRMVEVAARVADGLVFSWPSVEFLRKTIPLVKAERLKVGLDSERFIFAVQTGFKVTEEVGFALAGMKEQMGVMYSLPGLDNAMVSKDFDVPRIVEELRRVTRATKVLSMGGWTREFREAADYEAVRRIIPDGLAAQVAIVGSEREVRQRLIEYQALGITHIFVPMPEGEDVEQYKTFVKGISP
- a CDS encoding acetate--CoA ligase family protein, which gives rise to MTTLGRRPGASRPGWLILVRFIHPPEAYHRIMAQAPSAKLQSIDRMLNPRSVAVVGATERPQYGGRFLRSVLASQDKLRVYPINPRYQDVLGMKCYPRLTDLPETPDLVGVIVPAEAVMPVLEDCAKIKVPSAIVISAGFSERGDTAHQQQQAKLKEFAAQSGVRVCGPNCLGVANIRTGVWASSSAPYTDLKPGPIALVSHSGATAFGPLMTRAADMGVGYSHIISTGNEADLESSDFIDYLLDDPDVKVIACFIEGFKDGRKFIAAAKKALDVGKAIVLLKVGRSETGAKAAMSHTAALTGSDAVHDAVFKQYGVLRVDDYDDLIQASNLLAYAPAPSKVGVAVVSHSGGVSSLIADHLGLNGLSLPPLTRTAEEGINKILNGFGWASNPADITGYANRPELDAIMRLLEQEPEAGAVVVATAGRASQAQQVIKLRDESSKPIIFMTTGGEETEEGLAQLRQAHIPLFDSPRRMAGAMGGFFTYHRRRKLWRQAKAAVKSSKGVVAPDFKSGPHFLTEHASKTLLAHWGVPSTREIRASNADEAVNAAKTLGYPVALKLESEHILHKTEAGVVRLGLQNANQVKQAYAEIVAYGIKFAPNSKGSPVLVQEMVNGGVEVIVGLSQDSHFGPVLLVGLGGIFVEVFKDTAMRVCPITENDAREMLEEIRGAKLLKGFRGKPPADIDALIKVMLALSHLSQDLAARRPELDINPLVVLPKGQGVKAVDARINLHE
- a CDS encoding peptidylprolyl isomerase, with protein sequence MKLWLVAAAVGVALLSACGDDGGATATAPSSAASPTNQPQNGGTVKKTYNAAPAMTIDANKKYEAVVDTNKGKITLELFAKEAPVTVNNFVFLAREGFYNDVVFHRVIKGFMVQSGDPLGTGFGGPGYRFQDEPVTRDYSRGIIAMANSGRNTNGSQFFIMHQNAGLPKSYNIFGIVKEGLDTVDAIANVPVGLNDTGQERSKPLEQVFIKTVTITES
- a CDS encoding glucose 1-dehydrogenase produces the protein MKASRGNRLAGKAAVVTGGARGIGAAICGAFAKEGARVLIGDVLEREGRETAESIKGQGGEVVFDRMDVSVEGDWERVVSLVVATFGRLDILVNNAGIGSRSTVEETTLEDWQRTMDVNAMGAYLGIKYCAPAMAKSGSGSIINISSVAAMIGGGASVDYRASKGAMRALTKAMALRYSGQNIRVNSVHPGDVLTPMNRDYLADPARMASRLAQAPLGRLGTPEDIAHLAVYLASDESSYVTGAEIVIDGGRTAQ